One genomic region from Myxocyprinus asiaticus isolate MX2 ecotype Aquarium Trade chromosome 27, UBuf_Myxa_2, whole genome shotgun sequence encodes:
- the LOC127417574 gene encoding acrosomal protein KIAA1210-like isoform X3, translated as MCHWCSSRFIMSDCDTMASGSPDATSTGEPSEAGEECSGKKKSKFQTFKNFFVKKKRKESPPPSGESVLKGSHSSYDVNNVEPPITPTTINNELGSKINMGNKAVSHDSVFVSDSPSSETNEALGELQDSIHGKVKSIQLQLKQTIGLGSPPGLLYGRKGEDAGTLSEDDGLPYSPPEYSSLHTVLATPLQSAELSQRGSTLSMEASDSEDDQMSFEASSRPATPQGFVPVDFSLPASSFSCLDSSAARHRIAVNAKACAKRKPVSRQMLDTKRRDLRERVLLRDKLRLVKRITEEENDYLPEEQGNGIDHEIRELKTLSFASEHEDEEVPDSGQGQKPSPTSSISSGDFSEGEELFPDENHVNKSEVPESPWENPVVLELQADDFLLDAGCEVTHEEQGSLLEEVLSSLKGPLASGLALEHENMVLQCEVSDINSGSLVAQIEEEANKHHLDRLEPIVTTKEQVPPPNSLSESTTDSEELSEEALEQLDQLLEVPEISQKVSTDVDRQVPEPNVEKEAGNAEHAKEEEGKTEFQEELIEKADTSRAFAVNLKERDEDKEEEAVVEEKAELERATKVGGDEDEKDDLTVVELERKDKATTVGESQDIRGQTGPLEQEKDKSSGDKRDSTTTDVENFAASGQTVRASALNSKGTPDELEEQPVEVLFSNLSHVLESPILPSLFSNTTMHTPEKEVEPEPNKLQVVSSTPQEVSSEKLEVVSDQQVFPDSPPKKQQPSTPEGRPQFTIAPAWQRSLASGITKEQPQIISQSVPETKATILSNSNESPQKTEFLTPVKREQSSNPAQTQSSPVLLKQKEMSHVQEEMTPENPFGVRLRRTAVLQRYGIDGELPWIPTQTESSGAQAIPDIDQHGKKPILPKKPELLVETVMLAKKIPETVGRISVGETESPSWISVARQKQRNFMENSPEASPEKLASQEEVKRQSSLPSLSNSIAKEQLTQPCSTMKVSCSLEISNTSLVEKDSKSPSVAPLSQHEPPWLALAKKKAKAWSEMPQIVQ; from the exons TGATTGTGACACCATGGCCTCAGGATCCCCAGATGCTACATCCACTGGTGAGCCATCAGAAGCAGGAGAAGAGTGTTCAG GGAAAAAGAAGTCCAAATTCCAGACATTCAAgaatttttttgtaaagaaaaagaggaaggaaAGTCCACCTCCATCGGGAGAAAGTGTTTTGAAGGGCAGTCATTCAAGTTATGACGTCAACAACGTAGAGCCACCTATCACCCCCACAACCATAAACAATGAACTGGG ATCCAAGATCAACATGGGAAACAAGGCCGTGTCACATGACAGTGTCTTCGTCTCTGATTCGCCCTCATCAGAGACTAACGAGGCTTTGGGGGAATTACAGGACAGCATTCACGGAAAAGTAAAATCTATACAG CTGCAGCTGAAGCAGACGATCGGTCTAGGCTCGCCACCGGGACTCCTATACGGAAGGAAAGGTGAGGACGCTGGGACTCTCTCTGAGGACGATGGTCTTCCCTACAGCCCCCCGGAATACTCCAGCCTCCACACTGTGCTGGCTACCCCTCTTCAG TCGGCAGAATTGAGCCAGAGGGGCAGTACCTTGAGCATGGAGGCATCAGACAGCGAAGATGATCAG ATGTCTTTTGAAGCTTCATCAAGGCCTGCCACCCCTCAGGGGTTCGTCCCTGTGGACTTCAGTCTGCCAGCCAGCTCCTTCTCATGCTTGGACAGCTCAGCTGCCCGTCACCGCATTGCCGTCAATGCCAAGGCCTGTGCCAAAAGAAAGCCTGTTAGC AGGCAAATGTTGGACACCAAGAGAAGAGACCTCAGAGAACGAGTGTTGCTGAGAGACAAACTACGGTTGGTTAAGAGAATTACAGAGGAGGAAAATGATT ATTTGCCCGAGGAGCAGGGTAATGGTATAGACCATGAGATTCGGGAGTTGAAAACGCTGTCCTTTGCTTCCGAACACGAGGATGAGGAAGTGCCTGACTCCGGCCAGGGTCAAAAACCATCTCCAACATCCTCCATCTCATCTGGAGATTTTTCTGAAGGAGAGGAGCTTTTTCCTGACGAAAATCACGTCAACAAGTCTGAAGTCCCAGAGTCCCCTTGGGAGAATCCAGTAGTACTTGAGCTGCAGGCTGATGACTTCCTGCTGGATGCAGGATGTGAGGTCACTCATGAGGAGCAGGGGTCATTGCTGGAGGAAGTGCTGAGCTCCCTGAAGGGCCCTCTTGCGTCGGGACTAGCGCTGGAGCATGAGAACATGGTTCTTCAGTGTGAG GTTTCAGACATAAATAGTGGGAGTCTAGTTGCTCAGATAGAAGAGGAAGCCAATAAGCATCATCTTGATCGTTTGGAGCCTATTGTGACCACAAAGGAACAGGTTCCTCCACCCAATTCACTTTCAGAATCCACTACAGATTCAGAAGAGCTCTCCGAAGAGGCCTTGGAGCAATTGGATCAGCTATTAGAGGTGCCAGAGATTTCACAAAAAGTGTCTACTGATGTAGATCGACAAGTGCCTGAACCCAACGTTGAGAAAGAAGCAGGCAATGCAGAGCATGCCAAAGAggaagaaggaaagacagagtTTCAAGAGGAGTTGATTGAAAAGGCTGATACGTCAAGAGCGTTTGCAGTGAATTTGAAGGAAAGGGATGAAGATAAGGAAGAGGAAGCTGTCGTTGAGGAAAAAGCGGAACTGGAGAGAGCAACCAAAGTTGGTGGAGATGAAGATGAGAAAGACGACTTGACGGTGGTGGAACTGGAGAGAAAAGATAAGGCTACTACTGTTGGAGAATCTCAAGACATTAGAGGTCAGACGGGTCCTTTAGAGCAAGAGAAAGACAAGTCTTCAGGTGACAAAAGAGACTCAACGACAACTGATGTTGAAAATTTTGCTGCATCAGGTCAGACAGTCAGAGCCAGTGCATTGAACTCAAAAGGGACTCCTGATGAGCTTGAAGAGCAGCCTGTTGAGGTCCTTTTCTCTAATTTGTCTCACGTCCTGGAGAGTCCAATTCTTCCTTCTCTATTCTCCAATACGACAATGCATACTCCAGAGAAGGAAGTGGAGCCTGAGCCCAACAAACTTCAGGTTGTGTCTAGTACGCCTCAAGAGGTGTCTTCTGAAAAGCTTGAGGTAGTTTCTGATCAGCAAGTATTTCCAGATTCACCACCCAAGAAACAACAGCCAAGCACCCCTGAGGGTCGACCTCAGTTCACCATTGCCCCTGCATGGCAACGGTCACTGGCTTCTGGCATTACCAAAGAGCAGCCCCAGATCATCTCGCAGTCTGTACCAGAGACTAAAGCGACTATTTTATCAAATTCAAAtgaatccccccaaaaaactgaGTTCCTTACACCTGTAAAACGAGAACAATCCTCCAATCCAGCCCAAACTCAGAGTTCACCAGTTCTTCTCAAGCAGAAAGAGATGTCTCACGTTCAAGAAGAGATGACCCCAGAGAACCCTTTTGGAGTGCGGTTgaggaggacagcagttctccaGCGTTATGGTATAGATGGAGAATTGCCTTGGATACCCACACAAACAGAGTCTTCGGGGGCACAAGCGATCCCAGACATTGACCAACATGGCAAGAAGCCCATCTTGCCCAAGAAACCAGAGCTGCTTGTTGAAACTGTGATGTTGGCCAAGAAAATCCCAG AAACAGTGGGTAGAATATCTGTTGGTGAAACAGAGTCTCCAAGCTGGATATCTGTGGCCAGGCAGAAACAGAGGAACTTCATGGAAAACTCCCCAGAGGCCTCTCCAGAGAAACTTGCTTCACAG GAGGAAGTCAAAAGACAGAGTTCACTGCCCAGCTTGTCAAATTCAATCGCCAAAGAGCAACTTACACAGCCATGTTCAACTATGAAGG TGTCTTGCTCCCTTGAGATATCCAACACGTCCTTGGTGGAGAAGGATAGTAAGAGCCCATCCGTTGCACCTTTATCCCAGCATGAGCCCCCTTGGCTGGCCTTAGCCAAGAAGAAGGCCAAAGCTTGGAGTGAAATGCCCCAGATTGTTCAGTGA